The stretch of DNA TTTCATTTCTCCTGTTGCCGCACACTTTCTAAGCGGCACTTTTTTAGGCATTGGCATTGCAGTACGCCTCCTTATTCGATTTCTTCAGAAAAGAAATCTTCAAGGTTGTTGTTCGACGGCTCCGTATCATCTTCATCCTGCTCGGCTGTTTTTCCGCTTGGATAAATGCCTGCTGCCCGAGCGTCCGTTTCACTTTTGATATCAATTTTCCAGCCGGTTAGTTTCGCTGCAAGACGGGCGTTTTGACCGCGCTTGCCGATAGCCAGTGATAATTGATAATCCGGTACGATAACGGTTGTTGCTTTGTTTTCCTCTTCCACCATAACCTCAACGACTTTAGCCGGGCTGAGGGCATTAGCCACAAAGACAACCGGATCTTCTGACCACTGAACGATATCGATTTTTTCGCCTTTCAGCTCGTTTACGATTGCCTGAACGCGATTGCCTTTCGGACCGACGCAAGCGCCAATCGGATCCACTTCCGGGTTTTCTGCATGAACAGAAATTTTGGAACGGTCGCCTGCTTCGCGTGATACCGAGCGAATTTCAACAGTGCCGTCAAAAATTTCCGGCACTTCAATTTCAAACAAGCGCTTCAGAAGTCCTGGATGTGTGCGTGATACATAAATTTGCGGGCCTTTTGTTGTCCGCTCCACTTTTGTAATAAACACTTTGATTCGATCATGCGGCTTGTATGTTTCATTCGCCATTTGCTCTGCCTGTGGCAAAAGCGCCTCGATTTTGCCAAGGCTTACATAAATAAAGCGGGCATCCTGGCGCTGTACAATACCGGTCATAATATCTTCTTCACGGTCGATAAATTCCGAATAAATAATTCCGCGTTCTGCTTCACGAACACGCTGCGTTACAACTTGCTTTGCTGCTTGAGCTGCAATTCGGCCAAAATCTTTTGGTGTTACTTCCATTTCGACCACATCGCCAATTTCATAAGAAGGATTGATTTGTACTGCATCAGCCAGCGCAATTTCCAAACGGAAGTCGAATACTTCCTCTACTACCTCTTTCCGGGCAAACACACGCATTGAGCCGGCTTCTAAATTCAGCTCCACCCGAACGTTTTGTGCCTGGTTAAAATTGCGTTTATACGCTGAGACAAGTGCTGCTTCAATTGCTTCAATTAACAAACTGCGCTCAATGCCTTTTTCTTTCTCAAGATAAAGCAACGCATCATATAATTCTGAACTCATTGGCCAAAAAGCCTCCTTACATCCATATCTTATTAAATTTTTTTAAAATGTGACAGCCAGACGCGCTTTTGCCACTTTGGAAAGTGGAACCGTCACTTGCTTTTTGCGGGTTTTAACCATATATTCTACAGTCAGCTCGCCATCTGCAAAGGAAAGAAGTGTTCCTTCAAATGTTTTTTCCCCATCAATTGGCTCATAAAGCTTAATGTTCACATGCCGGCCGACAGCCCGTTCAAAGTCCTGCTCTTTTTTAAGCGGACGCTCTGCCCCTGGTGATGAGACTTCAAGGAAATAATTGTCTGGAATCGGGTCCGGGTCGAGTGCATCAAGCTTTTCGCTCAACCGTTCGCTGACCGCTGCGCACTCTTCAATGTCCACGCCGTTTTCTTTGTCAATGTAGAGGCGCAAAAACCAGTTTTTCCCCTCTTTTACATACTCTGTTTCAACGAGTTCGAGGTTTAATTCTTCAATGATTGGTACGGCGATTTGTTCAACCGTTTCGATGATTTTGCTCATTTTTTATCCTCCCGCATGAAAAAATTTGTTTCGGAACATCCCCGCAACAAACACGAAAGAGTGGGGGCGGCCCACTCTTTCGAAGAGAGTTATCATGCAATTTCCATCTGTAAGGATACCATAAATGCACCCTTTTTGCAAACGCGCCTCAAAACAGTGACAGCTGGTTTTGGTCGGGCAGCGCGTCGAGACATCCCATTTTCTCCAAATATTCCATAATGGTTTTCGAAACCTTGCCGCGCTGCTGTAAATCCTCTTTGGATAAAAACTCACCGTGCTCACGGGACGCCACAATATTTTTAGCCGCATTTGTCCCAAGACCCGGCAGCGCATTAAACGGCGGAATAAGAGAATTGCCGTCAATGACAAATTCGTCTGCGCTTGAACGGTATAAATCCACTTTTTTGAACGTAAAGCCTCGCTCTACCATCTCAAGTGCCAGCTCAAGAACTGTCATCAAGTTTTTCTCTTTCGGTGATGCATCCAGCCCTTTTGCGTTAATTTCCTGAAGCAGGGCTTTGATCGCAGACGAGCCCTTTGACATCACATCGATATCAAAATCTTCCGCCCGGACCGTAAAATAAGCAGCATAGTAAAGAAGCGGCAAATGTACTTTAAAGTACGCGATCCGCACAGCCATTAAAACGTAAGCGGCGGCGTGCGCTTTCGGAAACATGTATTTGATTTTTTTACATGAATCAATATACCATTCCGGCACTTCATTTTTGCGCATTTCTTCTTCCATTTCTTCTGTCAGCCCTTTTCCTTTACGGACAGATTCCATGATTTTAAAAGCAAAAGCCGGTTCAAGCCCTTGATAAATCAAATAGACCATAATGTCATCCCGGCAGCCGATTACGTCAGACAGCTGGCAGATGCCTTTTTGAATCAGCTCCTGCGCATTTCCGAGCCATACATCCGTTCCGTGAGACAAACCGGAAATTTGAACGAGCTCTGAGAATGTAGTTGGTTTTGTTTCTTCAAGCATCTGGCGGACGAACCGCGTACCAAATTCCGGAATACCAAGTGTACCGGTTTTACACATAATTTGCTCTTCCGTTACACCGAGGGATTCAGTGCCGCTGAAAATCTTCATTACTTCAGGATCATCGGTCGGAATCGTTTTTGGATCTATGCCTGATAAATCCTGAAGCATCCGGATTACCGTTGGATCGTCGTGACCGAGAATATCGAGCTTAAGCAGGTTATCGTGAATGGAATGGAAATCAAAATGGGTCGTTTTCCACTCCGATTTATCAGAGTCAGCCGGATACTGAATCGGTGAAAAATCGTATATATCCATGTAATCCGGCACAACGATGATACCGCCTGGATGCTGTCCGGTTGTTCGCTTAACGCCCGTACATCCGGATACAAGACGGTCTACTTCGGCACTCCGGTATTGCTTCGTATATTCTTCAGCATACTTTTTCACATAGCCGTAGGCGGTTTTTTCCGCTACCGTACCAATGGTGCCGGCCCTGAATACATAATCCTCACCAAACAGCTCTTTCGTGTAATTATGCGCACGCGGCTGATACTCACCGGAAAAGTTTAAATCGATATCCGGCACTTTGTCCCCTTTAAACCCAAGGAATGTTTCAAACGGAATATCATGTCCGTCTTTTTTGTAGGGGATCCTGCAGTTTGGACAATCTTTATCCGGCAGGTCAAATCCGGAGCCGACCGACCCATCATCAAAGAA from Domibacillus sp. DTU_2020_1001157_1_SI_ALB_TIR_016 encodes:
- the nusA gene encoding transcription termination factor NusA; its protein translation is MSSELYDALLYLEKEKGIERSLLIEAIEAALVSAYKRNFNQAQNVRVELNLEAGSMRVFARKEVVEEVFDFRLEIALADAVQINPSYEIGDVVEMEVTPKDFGRIAAQAAKQVVTQRVREAERGIIYSEFIDREEDIMTGIVQRQDARFIYVSLGKIEALLPQAEQMANETYKPHDRIKVFITKVERTTKGPQIYVSRTHPGLLKRLFEIEVPEIFDGTVEIRSVSREAGDRSKISVHAENPEVDPIGACVGPKGNRVQAIVNELKGEKIDIVQWSEDPVVFVANALSPAKVVEVMVEEENKATTVIVPDYQLSLAIGKRGQNARLAAKLTGWKIDIKSETDARAAGIYPSGKTAEQDEDDTEPSNNNLEDFFSEEIE
- the rimP gene encoding ribosome maturation factor RimP, with the protein product MSKIIETVEQIAVPIIEELNLELVETEYVKEGKNWFLRLYIDKENGVDIEECAAVSERLSEKLDALDPDPIPDNYFLEVSSPGAERPLKKEQDFERAVGRHVNIKLYEPIDGEKTFEGTLLSFADGELTVEYMVKTRKKQVTVPLSKVAKARLAVTF